The Comamonas endophytica sequence TGCGCCGAATTCATCTGCCAGAGCTTCTCGAGCGCCGACTGCAGCTCGACGAACACACCGGTGGCACCCGACAGCAGCAGCACGAAGGCGATGATCGAAGCCACCGTGCCTTCGCTGGGCTCCTGGGCGCTGGCCAGCGCCGCCTTGACGACCTCGGCGCCGCGCTCGCCGATGATGCCCTGCACCTGGGCCAGCAGCGTGGTTTCGATATACGAACGGTCCAGCCACCAGCCGAGGACTCCGACCAGCAGCAGCAGCAGCGGCGCCAGGCTCAGGATGCCGTAGAACGACATCGCCGCGCTCATGCGCAGCCCGTCGGCGTTCAGCCAGAGGTTGAACGCATCGATCAGCGGTTGGATGGGGCGCACGAGGACATGTGCGCGCTTCATGAGGGAGTCGAGCATCGGAGGCATGCGCTTATCTTGAACCAGGATGCGCGCTTGCGCTATCAAAAATGCATTCCTGCGCGCTGCCGGAACGCATCCTGCGAAAAAGTCTGACACGCATGGCTGGCGCGGCAGCGGGAAAAAACGCGGCGAGAATGTCCGGCGTCATTGCACTTCGAAAGAATCGACCCATGTCCCGTCCCCCTCGCCTGCTGCAAAACGGCAAGATGCCCCTGGCCGCGCTCGATCAGGAGCTGGCCGCCCAGTTCGATATCCACCGCCTCGACCTCGAGGCCGACCGCGCGGGCTTCCTGGCCGCGCATGGCGCCGAATTCGTCGGCCTGGTCACCTCGGCCGGCATCGGCGCGGACGCCGAACTGGTGCGCGCACTGCCGAACCTGCAGGTCGTGAGCAGCTTCGGCGTGGGCTATGACACGCTGGACGAGGCCGCGCTGGTCGCGCAGAAGGTGCGCGTGGGCCACACGCCGCAGGTGCTCGATGGCTGCGTGGCGGATCTCGCGTTTGCGCTGCTGCTCGACGTCTCGCGCGGCGTGAGCGCCGCCGACCGCTTCGTGCGCCGCGGCGACTGGACGCGCGGCCGCTTCGGGCTGCAGACCAGGGTGTCGGGCAAGCGCCTGGGCATTTTCGGCATGGGCCGCATCGGCTCGACGATTGCACGCCGCGGATCGGGCTTCGACATGGAGGTCGGCTATCACAACCGCCGCCCGGTCGAGGGCTCGCCGCATGCGTACAAGGACTCGTTGCTGGCCCTGGCCGAGTGGTGCGACTACCTGGTGGTGGCCGCCGCCGGCGGCGCCGGCACGCGCCATCTGGTCACCGCCGAGGTGCTGGACGCGCTCGGCCCAAAGGGCTTCCTGGTCAATATCGCGCGCGGCAGCGTGGTCGACGAAGCGGCGCTGGTGCAGGCGCTGCAGCAGGGGCGCATCGCGGGGGCGGGGCTGGATGTGTTCGAGGACGAACCGCGGCCGCTGCCGGCTTTGCTCGAACTAGACAACGTGGTGCTGGCGCCGCATATGGCCAGCGGCACGCATGAGACGCGAAGGGCGATGGGGGATCTGGTGGTGGAGAATCTGAAGGCGTTCTTTGCGACGGGAAGGCCGCGGGCCGAGGTGCCTTGGTCGGCGGAACTGTAGGCAGGACGTTCATCCTTCGACAGGCTCAGGACGAACGGTAGGGTCCGTTCGACCTGCGCCTGTCGAAGGGTAACGGGCCTGCCCTCAAGCCAAGTTAGGCGCCAGCAAACTCCGCAATTCTTCCTCCGGAATCCCCCGCCGCCGCGCCATGTCGCCCAGCTGATCCTCCCCGATCTGCCCCACATTGAAGTAGGTCGCATCGGGATGCCCCAGATAGAAGCCGCTGACGCTGGAAGCCGGCGTCATCGCCAGGCTTTCGGTCAGGTGCATGCCGATGTCGGCGCACTGCAGCGCTTCGAACAGCGCGATCTTGGCGCTGTGGTCGGGGCAGGCCGGGTAGCCGGGCGCGGGGCGGATGCCCTGGTACTTTTCCTTGATCAGCTCCTCGTTGCTCAGCGCTTCGCCCGGCGCATAGCCCCAGAGGTCGGTGCGCACGCGCTGGTGCAGGCATTCGGCAAAGGCTTCGGCCAGGCGGTCGGCCAATGACTTGAACAGGATGCCGGAGTAGTCGTCGAGCTGGTCGATGAACTCCTGCTCCTTCTTCTCCATGCCCAGGCCTGACGTGACCGCGAACAGGCCGGCGTAATCCTTGATGCCGCTGTCCTTGGGCGCGACGAAATCCGCCAGGCAGCGGCTCGGGCGCATGACGCCCTCGACGGCCTGCTTCTCGGTCTGCTGGCGCATGCCATGCCAGGTCAGCAGCACCTCGCTGCGCGTGTCGTCGGTGTAGAACTCGATGTCGTCGCCCACGCTGTTGGCCGGGTACAGGCCGATCACGCCATTGGCCGACAGCCAGCGGCCGCTGATGATCCTCTGCAGCATCGCCTGGCCGTCGGCCATGACCTTGCGCGCCTCGGCGCCGACGATCTCGTCGTCGAGGATGGCCGGGTACGGGCCCGCCAGGTCCCAGGTCTGGAAGAACGGGCCCCAGTCGATGAAGCGCGCGATCTCGTTCAGGTCGAAATTCCTGAACACGCGCCGGCCCAGCGCGCGCGGCGCGGGCGGCACGCGCGTGAAGTCCACGGGCGTGGCATTGGCGCGCGCCTTGGCCAGCGGCCACATCGGCACCTGCTTGCGGTTGGCATGCTGCTGGCGCACCTTGTCGTAGTCGGCCTCCAGCGCCTGCAGATATTCCTGCAGGCCTTCGCCCAGCAGGCTCTGCGCCACGCCCACGCTGCGGGACGCGTCGGGCACGTAGATCACCGGGCCCTCGTACTTGGGCGCGATCTTCACCGCCGTATGCACGCGCGAGCAGGTGGCGCCGCCGATCAGCAGCGGCATGCGGCGGCTGCGGAAGTACTCGTCCTTTTGCATCTCGCCGGCCACGTACTGCATCTCCTCCAGGCTGGGCGTGATCAGGCCCGACAGGCCGATGATGTCCGCGCCCTCCTCCTTGGCCTTGGCCAGGATCTCGTGGCAGGGCACCATCACGCCCATGTTCACGACCTCGAAGTTGTTGCACTGCAGGACCACGGTGACGATGTTCTTGCCGATGTCGTGCACGTCGCCCTTGACGGTGGCGATCACGATCTTGCCCTTGGAGCGCACATCCTCGCCCGCGGCCTGCTGCTGGCGCTTTTCCTCCTCGATGTAGGGCACGAGGTGGGCCACGGCCTGCTTCATCACGCGCGCCGACTTCACCACCTGCGGCAGGAACATCTTGCCCGCGCCGAACAGGTCGCCGACGACATTCATGCCCGCCATCAGCGGGCCCTCGATCACATGCAGCGGCCGGCCGCCGCGCGCCAGCACCTCGCGGTAGGCCTCCTCGGTGTCCTCGGTGATGAAGTCGGTGATGCCGTGCACCAGCGCATGCGCCAGGCGCTGCGCCACGGTGACGGGCGCCTCGGGCGTGCCGCGCCATTCGAGCTTCCTGCTCTCGTCCTTGGCGCCGCTGCGCGCGGTTTCGGCGATTTCCACCAGGCGCTCGCCGGCGTCGGGGCGGCGGTTGAGCACCACGTCCTCGACGCGCTCGCGCAGCACGGGCTCGATGTCGTCATAGACACCGACCATGCCGGCGTTGACGATGCCCATGTCCATGCCGGCCTGGATCGCGTGGTACAGGAACACGGTGTGGATCGCCTCGCGCACCGGGTCGTTGCCGCGGAAGGAGAAGGACACGTTCGACACCCCGCCCGAGACCTTGGCGCCGGGCAGGTTCTGCTTGATCCAGCGCACCGCCTCGATGAAATCGACGGCGTAGTTGTTGTGCTCCTCGATGCCGGTGGCGACGGCAAAGATGTTCGGGTCGAAGATGATGTCCTCGGGCGGGAAGCCGACCTCGTCGACGAGGATGCGGTAGGCGCGCTCGCAGATCTCGATCTTGCGCGCGAAGGTATCGGCCTGGCCCTGCTCGTCGAACGCCATCACAACGGCCGCGGCGCCATAGCGCTTGACCAGCTTGGCCTGCTGCTTGAAGGGCTCGACGCCCTCCTTCATGGAAATCGAGTTGACGATGCCCTTGCCCTGGATGCAGCGCAGCCCGGCCTCGATCACCGCCCACTTGGACGAATCGACCATGATCGGCACGCGCGCGATGTCCGGCTCGGAGGCGATCAGGTTCAGGAAGCGCACCATCGCGGCCTCGCTGTCGAGCATGGCTTCGTCCATGTTGACATCGATCACCTGCGCGCCGTTCTCGACCTGCTGGCGCGCGACGGCCAGCGCATCCTCGAACTGGCCGTTGAGGATCAGCCGCGCAAAGGCCTTGGAGCCGGTGACATTGGTGCGCTCGCCGATGTTGACGAACAGCGTGTCCTCGCCCACGAACACGGGCTCGAGGCCCGACAGACGCATCGGAGGAATGGAAACTTCAGACGGCATGCAACTCACCTGCAAAAAACAAGGGCCAACAGGTGAGCGTCGTTGCGGAAGACGAAACCCCAAGCCTGACGAGCGGTCCGGACACGTGCCGGGGCCGTCGCTGCAACGCTCCTTGGGGGTTAACCCGGGATTTTAACGGGGATGCGCGGAGGTCGCAGTGGCTAGGGGTCTGGAGGGCAGGACGTCCATGGTTCGACAAGCTCACCACGAACGGGAAAATCCGTTCGCCCTGAGCCTGTCGAAGGGTGGCTAGCGACCAGAGAGCGCCCTACTTCGCCGTAGGCATCACGAATTCCGCCCCCTTGCCGATGCTCTCCGGCCAGCGCTGCATGATGCTCTTTTGCCGGGTGTAGAAGCGCACGCCTTCCTCGCCATAGGCATGCATGTCGCCGAACAGGCTCTTCTTCCAGCCGCCGAAGCCCTGCCAGGCCATGGGCACGGGGATCGGCACGTTGATGCCGACCATGCCGACCTGGATGCGGCGGCCGAATTCGCGCGCCACGTTGCCGTCGCGCGTGAAGCAGGCCACGCCGTTGCCGAATTCATGCGCATTGACCAGATCAATGGCTTGGGCCAGGTCGGGCACGCGCACGCAGGCCAGCACCGGGCCGAAGATCTCCTCCTTGTAGATGCGCATCTCCGGCGTCACGTGGTCGAACAGCGTGCCGCCGAGCCAGAAGCCGCCCTCGCAGCCCGCGCCGGCCTGCGCGCCGTCGAAATTGCGGCCGTCGACCAGCAGCTGCGCGCCTTCCTGCTCGCCCAGGGCGATGTAGCCGGCGATGCGTTCCTGCGCGGCGCGCGTCACGATGGGACCCATCTCGGCCGCCAGGTTCTCGCCATCGAGCACCTTGAGCGTGCGCGTGCGCTCGACCAGGCGCTCCACGACCTTGTCGGCCACGTCGCCCACCAGCACCGCGACGCTGATCGCCATGCAGCGCTCGCCGGCCGAGCCATAGCCCGCGCCGATCAGCGCATCGACCACCTGGTCGATATCGGCATCGGGCATCACCACCATGTGGTTCTTCGCGCCGCCCAGCGCCTGCACGCGCTTGCCCAGGCGCGCGCCGGTCTCGTAGATGTAGTTGGCGATCGGCGTCGAGCCGACGAAGCTCACGGCCTTGACCTCGGGGTGCTCGATCAGCGCGTCCACCGCTTCCTTGTCGCCCTGGACCACGTTGAACACGCCGTCGGGCAGGCCGGCCTTCTGCAGCAGCTCGGCCATCATCAGCGAGGCCGTCGGGTCGGTCGGGCTGGGCTTGAGCACGAAGGTGTTGCCCGCGGCAATGGCCACCGGGAACATCCACATCGGCACCATCACCGGAAAGTTGAAGGGCGTGATGCCGGCGACCACGCCCAGCGGCTGGCGCAGCGTCCAGTTGTCCATGCCGGTCGAGACCTGCTCGGTGAAGTCGCCCTTGAGCAGCTGCGGGATGCCGCAGGCGAACTCGATGATGTCGATGCCGCGCGCGACCTCGCCCTGGGCATCGGTGAACACCTTGCCATGCTCGGCGGTGATCGCGTGCGCCAGCTCGTCCTTGTGCTGGTTGACCAGCTCGAGGAACTTGAACATCACGCGCGCGCGGCGGATCGGCGGGGTGTCGGCCCAGGCCGGGAAAGCGGCAGCGGCCGCGGCCACGGCGGCGTCGACATCGGCGCGGTTGGCCAGCGCCACGGCGCCCGTGACGGCGCCGGTGGCGGGGTTGGTGACGGGCTGGGTGCGCAGGCTGTTGCCGGCGACGCGCTGGCCGTGGATGAAATGGGTGATGGAGGCGGTGGAGATGGCTGCGTTCATGGAAGCTCCTTGGATCGTCGCGAAACTGGAGCCAAGTTTAGGCAGCCGGCTACGCCCTGCCCAGCCCTGGCAGCTGAATTGATTGTTTGATTTGATGAACAATGCCGCAATGAATTCCAACGATGCATTGAAAACCGAGCAGCTCTGGTCGCACCTGTGGTGGCTGGTGGTGCTCGAGCAGCAGGGCAGCTTCACGGCCGCCGCCGCGCGCCTGGGCGTGAGCAAGGCCGCGGTGAGCCAGCACATTGCCGGCCTGGAGCGCGCGGCCGGGGTGCCGCTGGTGCGGCGCACCACGCGCTCGATGCTGCTGACCGAGGCCGGCCGGCATCTGGTGCAGGACACGCGCGAGGCCTTCGAGCGCATTGCCGGCAGCTTCGCGCAGGTGCGCGACCTCGCCGACGCGCCGCGCGGCAGCCTGCGCGTCACGGCGCCCGTGGCGCTGGCGCGCCAGCACCTGGTGCCGCGGCTGCCGGCGTTTCTCGACCGCTATCCCGACATCCAACTGGAGCTCGACCTCTCGGACCAGCTGCGCCCGCTGTCGCAGCAGGGCCTGGACCTGGCGATCCGTCACACCGCCGCGCCGCCCGAGAACCATGTGGCCTGGGCGCTGTGCACGACCCATTCGGTGCTGGTGGCAAGCCAGGCCTATCTGGAGCGCCACGGCCCCGCGCCCGCCGTGCCCGACGACCTGCGCCAGCACCGCTGCCTGCACTACCCGCGCGGCCAGGAAGCCGCCGCCTGGACCCTGCAACGCCTGGGCCGCGGCGGCGGCGCCCGCACCACCGTGCCCGTGAGCGGCCCGCTGGTGGCCAACAACAGCGAGGCGCTGCGTGACGCGGCCATCGCCGGCTTGGGCATCGCCCTGGTGCCCGACTTCAGCGCCCAGGCCGCGCTGGCTTCGGGCCAGCTGGTGCCGGTGCTGCCGCAGTGGCGGCCGATGGGCGCTTTCAGTCCGACGATCTATGCGATGCGGCCCTATTCGGCGCATGTGCCGCGGGCGGTGGGGGTGTTCGTGGAGTGGTTGCGGGAGGTGTTTGCGGGGGGGTTTGCGCCGCAGGGGAAAGGGTGACGGGGCTTATTTGGAGAGGGGCCGTTCATCCTTCGACAGGCTCAGGACGAACGGAGAAAACCGCAGCGCTTTGAATAACGTTCGCCCTGAGCCTGCCTCGGCGGCCCCGTCGAAGGGTAAACGGCCCCTCTATAGAAGAACCACGCGGCATCCTTCCGGGCGCTTGGCATATACGGGATCAACCAACTCTCAAGCCTTGATCCCCAGCTTGTTGACCAGCTGCTTGAAGGTAGCGTTGTCCCGCGCAATCACCTCCAGAAACGCCGGCTGGTCCAGATACCCCTCGCCCATGTTCTGCTTGGCCATGGTCGCGCGCAGTTCGGGCTCCTGCAAGGTCCGCGCCATCACCGTGCGCAACTGCTGCACGATCTCCGGCGGCGTGTTCTTCGGCGCCGCCAGGCCGCGCCAGCCCCCGATCACCAGATCGATGCCACGCTCCTTGAGCGTGGGCACCTGCTCCCAGCCCGCCTGGATGCGCCTGTCGCCCATGATCGCCAGCGGCCGCAACTTGCCCGCCGCCACATAGGTGGCCACCTCGACCGGCGTAACCGCCACGGCCTCGATATGGCCGCCCAGCAGATCCAGCACCGCCGGGTTCGCACCGCGATACGGCAGATGGTTGAACTGCACACCGACCTTGTCCTCCAGCGCCGCCGCGGCAAGATGCCCCAGCGAGCCCGGCCCGGCATTGCCGATGCGCACATCGCCCGCGCTCTTCTTCGCGGCAGCCAGGAATTCCTCCAGCGTCTTGAACGGCGAGTCGGCACGCACCGCAATCGTTGCCGGATCGGCATTCAACCGCGCGATGGGCTGCACATCGTCCGAAGTGACCTTCGTCAGCCCCATGTGCGGAATCATCGTCATCTCGACGGTGATGATCGCCAGCTTGTAGCCATCGGGCTTGGCCGCCGCCAGCTCGGACCAGCCCAGCGCGCCGCTGGCGCCCGCGCGGTTCATCACGATCACGTTCTGCGGAAAGTGCCGGCGCATGGTCTCGGCCAGCGCGCGCGCCAGCACGTCGGTGCCGCCGCCCGCGGC is a genomic window containing:
- a CDS encoding LysR family transcriptional regulator, whose protein sequence is MNSNDALKTEQLWSHLWWLVVLEQQGSFTAAAARLGVSKAAVSQHIAGLERAAGVPLVRRTTRSMLLTEAGRHLVQDTREAFERIAGSFAQVRDLADAPRGSLRVTAPVALARQHLVPRLPAFLDRYPDIQLELDLSDQLRPLSQQGLDLAIRHTAAPPENHVAWALCTTHSVLVASQAYLERHGPAPAVPDDLRQHRCLHYPRGQEAAAWTLQRLGRGGGARTTVPVSGPLVANNSEALRDAAIAGLGIALVPDFSAQAALASGQLVPVLPQWRPMGAFSPTIYAMRPYSAHVPRAVGVFVEWLREVFAGGFAPQGKG
- a CDS encoding CoA-acylating methylmalonate-semialdehyde dehydrogenase; the protein is MNAAISTASITHFIHGQRVAGNSLRTQPVTNPATGAVTGAVALANRADVDAAVAAAAAAFPAWADTPPIRRARVMFKFLELVNQHKDELAHAITAEHGKVFTDAQGEVARGIDIIEFACGIPQLLKGDFTEQVSTGMDNWTLRQPLGVVAGITPFNFPVMVPMWMFPVAIAAGNTFVLKPSPTDPTASLMMAELLQKAGLPDGVFNVVQGDKEAVDALIEHPEVKAVSFVGSTPIANYIYETGARLGKRVQALGGAKNHMVVMPDADIDQVVDALIGAGYGSAGERCMAISVAVLVGDVADKVVERLVERTRTLKVLDGENLAAEMGPIVTRAAQERIAGYIALGEQEGAQLLVDGRNFDGAQAGAGCEGGFWLGGTLFDHVTPEMRIYKEEIFGPVLACVRVPDLAQAIDLVNAHEFGNGVACFTRDGNVAREFGRRIQVGMVGINVPIPVPMAWQGFGGWKKSLFGDMHAYGEEGVRFYTRQKSIMQRWPESIGKGAEFVMPTAK
- the metH gene encoding methionine synthase yields the protein MRLSGLEPVFVGEDTLFVNIGERTNVTGSKAFARLILNGQFEDALAVARQQVENGAQVIDVNMDEAMLDSEAAMVRFLNLIASEPDIARVPIMVDSSKWAVIEAGLRCIQGKGIVNSISMKEGVEPFKQQAKLVKRYGAAAVVMAFDEQGQADTFARKIEICERAYRILVDEVGFPPEDIIFDPNIFAVATGIEEHNNYAVDFIEAVRWIKQNLPGAKVSGGVSNVSFSFRGNDPVREAIHTVFLYHAIQAGMDMGIVNAGMVGVYDDIEPVLRERVEDVVLNRRPDAGERLVEIAETARSGAKDESRKLEWRGTPEAPVTVAQRLAHALVHGITDFITEDTEEAYREVLARGGRPLHVIEGPLMAGMNVVGDLFGAGKMFLPQVVKSARVMKQAVAHLVPYIEEEKRQQQAAGEDVRSKGKIVIATVKGDVHDIGKNIVTVVLQCNNFEVVNMGVMVPCHEILAKAKEEGADIIGLSGLITPSLEEMQYVAGEMQKDEYFRSRRMPLLIGGATCSRVHTAVKIAPKYEGPVIYVPDASRSVGVAQSLLGEGLQEYLQALEADYDKVRQQHANRKQVPMWPLAKARANATPVDFTRVPPAPRALGRRVFRNFDLNEIARFIDWGPFFQTWDLAGPYPAILDDEIVGAEARKVMADGQAMLQRIISGRWLSANGVIGLYPANSVGDDIEFYTDDTRSEVLLTWHGMRQQTEKQAVEGVMRPSRCLADFVAPKDSGIKDYAGLFAVTSGLGMEKKEQEFIDQLDDYSGILFKSLADRLAEAFAECLHQRVRTDLWGYAPGEALSNEELIKEKYQGIRPAPGYPACPDHSAKIALFEALQCADIGMHLTESLAMTPASSVSGFYLGHPDATYFNVGQIGEDQLGDMARRRGIPEEELRSLLAPNLA
- a CDS encoding 2-hydroxyacid dehydrogenase, producing the protein MSRPPRLLQNGKMPLAALDQELAAQFDIHRLDLEADRAGFLAAHGAEFVGLVTSAGIGADAELVRALPNLQVVSSFGVGYDTLDEAALVAQKVRVGHTPQVLDGCVADLAFALLLDVSRGVSAADRFVRRGDWTRGRFGLQTRVSGKRLGIFGMGRIGSTIARRGSGFDMEVGYHNRRPVEGSPHAYKDSLLALAEWCDYLVVAAAGGAGTRHLVTAEVLDALGPKGFLVNIARGSVVDEAALVQALQQGRIAGAGLDVFEDEPRPLPALLELDNVVLAPHMASGTHETRRAMGDLVVENLKAFFATGRPRAEVPWSAEL
- a CDS encoding tripartite tricarboxylate transporter substrate binding protein; translation: MTHSLHRRAFGRRLAALAAASALPAWAAGTSPASASPAGGYPQRPVELIVPFAAGGGTDVLARALAETMRRHFPQNVIVMNRAGASGALGWSELAAAKPDGYKLAIITVEMTMIPHMGLTKVTSDDVQPIARLNADPATIAVRADSPFKTLEEFLAAAKKSAGDVRIGNAGPGSLGHLAAAALEDKVGVQFNHLPYRGANPAVLDLLGGHIEAVAVTPVEVATYVAAGKLRPLAIMGDRRIQAGWEQVPTLKERGIDLVIGGWRGLAAPKNTPPEIVQQLRTVMARTLQEPELRATMAKQNMGEGYLDQPAFLEVIARDNATFKQLVNKLGIKA